One window from the genome of Scyliorhinus torazame isolate Kashiwa2021f chromosome 3, sScyTor2.1, whole genome shotgun sequence encodes:
- the tex15 gene encoding uncharacterized protein tex15: MEPNSKTEISYINPNLDNLKKFTIPKKKSTDRAYLEICHTDWREYSFIQSTLDGSKLDSSYNLNFLWKFGDMKLIHNVKLEQRFAEKRAKLREDGRRGKELEENTFFLVTSYSAASKLYQEGLNINFSTLRALGNPACGVYLHRHIDVLLRYHQQNNLVTETIVFFKVLLGKVKTIAPCMKKRKTDVEPTAKFDCHMSQIPPNLKDPLEMQIVNSAVYLYEFNDLCETMEFPRQCLPYALVTARFIGQEVKAAVAPLRFGSVATSTPLCEVPKLGRCTVAQRLGRGKNAKVVFHRFGKKEETPAPPVPSSPVNNLGKVVTSKTNQDPRLLKRPSCAEGEKDCSIPKPVPLPIEPLYSINSLMKTLCFLTACSSTPAQQLCAAEASPRAVDGTVPEPARFQNSAMEQGELAPLPVPTAVAAGAGVGLQSTPDITALLSQTANHQPLKTANQDNALTLLSGLDEKMDSDVQINNIPPKFSTDNKPLDEPFFEDIKLYESEVKQKLQKYSAYLVLCDKERVSKIQALKKLSRIDRRAFYCRLKKYEKYYERYQSELGLDKCCSATVPRSHDVTYPHSSPVSTGAALQPCSCALTHGGGSSGCSAEPAFSATADCLVESKGRGQTETTLSDSKGVNDKWTGGVQSNQLGDLSCAAGGILHSAEDVTTKRFDLTEENVPESGNTAGEWKRELQSSLDDNETNIVEDASVATEPQRQIDSSPIIPSKHIQISNESTLLNFLSTVDHSPDQHVEIAYWHGAPTVVEISETNMNVGLKEEIVASEDMQSSWENGEFSEDRLFSNLQLEEVVSSKYTDEAQDEPPNVDSLLDFLAARIEWENLFERSKENELKAGPEQASASAIANSIGQQIPPLAETTIGQLTRHCPEFADGPEERNQQNSASIRAELPTPGSQTAIPPLQVTVNGDSVAEYSLNTVLLQNHTLTCVPNGTCSGHSAEQCTELRNSTETQTEALVKTAGRDCEGVLVTGTNKPAPTAENVEFKDALQVGSKELNHVFANTDDDTCELPSKNDLQHILNKLSSDPRPQPSKNCTQEDLLCALPLNKQLPGGILHTYKGEATYVRQLTNIQSNKKATAPANTERIAEMEFLKELRGGAQSMHTHKSKGEYPSVLSDNLRKLTEVKNKSRKKSALKPHRKKISGLKDHSKVTSNYSARHVGNESDVNKIKKTAASQEKGVPPLRNGQHKDIKKGCSVQLAGKPKGSLGSDDNVRSILRTQRFPNHKALALVHPGTSAKRVPYVGIHPTGSVNGKVQGSDGGSTGNLPSPYEGRIGAFLNCKRQIAQVASVLSNEASLSKSSRLAKLLTKAVTNLNKAYERVGKSSEIVKRIGVGMSWNPLPKSYQSNCNTFWESCDADGQGYHKRHRHRPKRELTPKGSKFNIQKHVKVLGVPRQCCERLCKGEPSTGFRREPSKHEQTTRVQDTNRNAEETLACRINSADSITIQNATTKIHPHCVIGKETGAHSNQNYSQGFKPCEAKPPVGMSEWTNPPIIDSQDGSTQAQHHLVSGDLIEHPAGTKPWQSPSSSKLQECQMELHVDSPEDGLFVGEETGTESITEFPVDWLAVESGLDPQTAEFSDQPPKVKTTLAFQTVGSLGQSHQIKSPIELPGAESQFENRRPQNSQCEFGGMQVKDRTADSKHAGSGMGFSDRFQRLGPPAPPRISKLPLKPGADSPQQIELQIDSLEISSHLDTKLGGLYRSVRVGCPIRPFPAESQIREFRQLDRSLDGALRTVAAGPCVALRITEFQVDIPKLKPQLEFSAEYRTEYHVANSESSGANLESPAPRKVAPSPVLCGRTAHTARPRVTGAHTQSQPATSQARPRTLKFQGEDPGIESKNKDDPKMEREEGEITSDSESALAERRQTALSQKAGSVRELSVCTGGVVGKKHPPQSGKEGQPPGSLVAKISEILQHADSTSLLGNLERLKLNCEKMLPPLVSSFELSQGECFADTFVCRDWFLRNSMQNTVKAVHLKPSALHPYVELQMMMETVQFLENKIRFLRGLPTFRSLLWYDETLYGDLLSEKAGYQQQSILYPSFQERVQNNCFEALSDYRAQVLKSCHTETKGRNAYYVYLKHRRELEECSAVMQSISDCCSFCLSVPITSSINYGDDVESLETLRRHVWAAINGHTSLPEEQQDVAKLLHLWIVVDFVNAKTRTIHSCLAVNGELWWFGLEHMQFSAAKVLVWEKRAKRHQLNNGLTQVGMGSSQKDKMKGLILELNRNALCMMYNRYSSLASKKMGVGGSEQTDPSPSDGKLLESAGPAALPSADGQLPGQPDSRLGDPHRNSFCLLLDQFGSVGKILERSRVAKKEELEQLLVKCEDQLDSLMKLFQVLQEVESENVLLTEASFLAKFTADNTNPVLLNPETVEIYIELIMMYETVHYLKNLMAHQLNQETYRGMLWFDPALLPELLHNQQDTSIFSLFREKYLHDPAEALERAISTLQQELDLIFEYRQSTNYAYAVQLLSRELSEIMAVKKYMRQHNIGVKTYVNAVPYAASINYGYTESDLTHNYRQLVQVLEKLVKAPKKDLGKMAHIMEAMKSIMDMRQVASESSTSTLHILTYQMRQNSKKRKMLEDSKTIQTSPKIGSSPNCAGELQWSIQAGCKRHTVQLVNMRKRQLCDTPFFQNQEDHEADDPPFNKQKMVTGNNLKSPECQTSSHPRQAPLCTS, translated from the exons GTTTACTTATACGAATTCAATGATTTGTGTGAGACGATGGAATTCCCGAGGCAGTGCCTGCCTTACGCTCTTGTTACGGCGAGGTTCATAGGTCAAGAGGTGAAAGCCGCTGTGGCACCTTTGCGGTTTGGTTCGGTTGCAACAAGCACTCCACTGTGTG AGGTGCCGAAACTGGGGCGCTGTACGGTCGCTCAAAGACTTGGCCGAGGAAAGAATGCCAAAGTGGTCTTCCACCGTTTTGGGAAAAAGGAAGAGACTCCTGCTCCACCCGTTCCGTCCTCGCCTGTTAATAATCTTGGCAAAGTTGTAACATCCAAAACCAACCAGGATCCAAGGCTACTGAAGCGGCCCAGCTGTGCAGAGGGTGAAAAGGACTGCTCCATTCCCAAGCCTGTTCCTCTGCCCATCGAACCCCTTTACAGTATTAACAGCCTCATGAAGACTCTTTGCTTCCTGACAGCTTGTTCCTCCACTCCTGCACAGCAGCTGTGTGCGGCGGAAGCCAGCCCTCGAGCAGTTGATGGGACTGTGCCAGAGCCAGCACGGTTCCAGAATTCAGCAATGGAGCAAGGGGAGCTGGCACCTCTCCCAGTGCCAACAGCAGTGGCTGCGGGGGCTGGGGTCGGCTTGCAGAGCACCCCGGATATCACGGCACTCCTTTCTCAAACTGCTAATCACCAGCCGCTAAAGACAGCAAATCAAGACAATGCCCTCACTTTGCTAAGCGGGTTAGATGAGAAAATGGACTCAGATGTACAAATAAACAACATTCCACCCAAATTCAGCACGGACAACAAACCTTTGGATGAACCCTTTTTTGAAGACATCAAGTTATACGAAAGTGAGGTCAAGCAAAAGTTGCAAAAGTATTCAGCCTACTTGGTACTGTGTGACAAGGAGAGAGTCTCAAAGATTCAGGCACTGAAGAAGTTGAGCAGGATAGACAGAAGGGCCTTCTACTGCAGGCTCAAGAAATACGAGAAGTATTATGAAAGATACCAGAGTGAGCTGGGCCTTGACAAATGCTGCAGTGCCACCGTGCCCAGATCTCACGACGTTACTTATCCACACAGCTCGCCTGTTTCCACCGGAGCAGCTCTGCAGCCCTGCTCCTGTGCGCTCACACATGGAGGTGGCTCGTCTGGCTGCAGTGCGGAGCCGGCCTTTAGTGCCACTGCTGACTGTCTCGTGGAGTCTAAGGGACGCGGGCAAACTGAAACCACACTCTCTGATTCAAAGGGGGTGAATGATAAATGGACGGGAGGTGTGCAGAGCAACCAGTTAGGTGATTTGAGCTGTGCTGCCGGTGGAATCTTGCACAGTGCAGAGGATGTAACGACAAAGAGGTTTGACCTGACCGAAGAAAATGTTCCTGAATCTGGCAATACGGCTGGAGAATGGAAGAGAGAGCTGCAAAGCTCTCTTGATGATAATGAAACGAACATAGTTGAGGATGCATCAGTGGCCACCGAGCCCCAGAGGCAGATAGACTCTTCACCTATTATCCCCAGCAAACACATACAGATCAGCAATGAATCAACACTGCTCAACTTCCTCAGCACTGTTGATCACTCGCCTGATCAACATGTGGAGATTGCCTATTGGCATGGTGCACCTACAGTCGTGGAGATCTCCGAGACGAACATGAATGTTGGGTTAAAGGAAGAAATAGTGGCTTCAGAAGACATGCAGAGCTCTTGGGAAAATGGAGAGTTCAGCGAGGACAGGTTGTTTTCCAACCTCCAGCTGGAGGAAGTCGTCTCCAGTAAATACACAGACGAAGCTCAGGACGAACCACCCAACGTGGACTCTTTGCTCGATTTCTTAGCGGCGCGGATTGAATGGGAAAATCTGTTCGAGAGGTCAAAAGAGAATGAGCTGAAAGCAGGTCCAGAACAGGCCTCAGCGTCCGCAATTGCCAACAGCATTGGTCAGCAGATCCCACCTCTAGCAGAAACTACAATCGGTCAACTGACCCGTCATTGTCCAGAGTTTGCAGATGGTCCAGAGGAAAGGAACCAGCAGAATTCCGCATCAATCCGTGCAGAATTACCTACCCCAGGCAGCCAAACGGCGATTCCTCCTCTGCAGGTAACTGTAAACGGTGATTCTGTTGCAGAATACAGTCTGAATACAGTTCTGTTGCAGAATCACACACTGACATGCGTTCCAAATGGTACCTGTTCAGGGCACTCTGCAGAACAATGCACAGAGTTGAGAAACAGCACTGAAACCCAAACCGAGGCACTTGTAAAAACAgcagggagagattgtgagggagTTTTGGTCACAGGAACCAATAAACCTGCCCCCACAGCTGAAAACGTCGAATTTAAAGATGCATTGCAGGTAGGGAGCAAAGAGCTAAACCACGTTTTCGCAAATACAGATGATGATACTTGCGAGCTCCCATCTAAAAATGATTTGCAGCATATATTAAATAAACTATCAAGTGACCCACGTCCCCAGCCTAGCAAGAACTGTACGCAGGAAGATTTGCTCTGCGCATTGCCATTGAATAAACAGCTTCCAGGGGGTATTCTTCACACTTACAAAGGGGAAGCAACGTATGTTAGACAGTTGACAAACATCCAATCTAACAAGAAGGCCACGGCACCTGCCAATACAGAGAGAATAGCAGAGATGGAGTTTCTGAAGGAATTGCGCGGTGGTGCCCAGAGCATGCACACACATAAATCCAAAGGTGAATATCCCAGTGTATTAAGTGACAACTTGCGCAAATTAACTGAGGTCAAGAACAAGAGCAGGAAGAAATCAGCATTGAAACCCCATCGTAAGAAAATCAGTGGCTTGAAGGACCATTCAAAGGTTACCTCAAACTACAGTGCACGGCATGTGGGTAACGAATCTGACGTGAACAAAATAAAGAAAACTGCAGCCAGCCAAGAGAAAGGAGTTCCACCCCTCAGAAACGGGCAACATAAAGACATTAAAAAGGGCTGCTCGGTTCAACTTGCTGGTAAACCCAAAGGCTCATTGGGTTCCGATGATAATGTACGGTCAATACTCCGGACACAAAGGTTCCCAAACCATAAAGCCCTGGCACTGGTTCACCCAGGGACATCTGCAAAGCGTGTCCCATATGTGGGAATACACCCAACAGGAAGTGTTAACGGGAAAGTCCAAGGGAGTGACGGCGGCTCCACAGGCAATCTCCCTTCTCCCTATGAAGGGCGTATCGGTGCCTTTCTCAACTGCAAAAGGCAAATTGCGCAAGTGGCAAGTGTTTTGTCCAATGAAGCCTCCTTAAGCAAAAGCAGCCGACTGGCTAAGCTGCTCACCAAAGCGGTGACTAACTTAAACAAAGCTTATGAGAGAGTCGGTAAGTCTTCGGAAATTGTGAAAAGAATCGGTGTGGGGATGAGCTGGAATCCACTGCCAAAATCCTACCAGAGTAACTGCAATACTTTCTGGGAAAGCTGTGATGCCGACGGCCAAGGGTATCATAAAAGACACCGGCATCGACCCAAGAGAGAATTGACCCCAAAAGGCAGTAAATTCAACATTCAAAAACATGTGAAGGTGTTGGgggttccacgccagtgctgtgagCGACTCTGTAAGGGGGAGCCAAGTACAGGGTTCAGGAGAGAGCCCAGCAAACACGAGCAAACTACACGTGTCCAGGATACCAACAGAAATGCAGAAGAAACACTGGCCTGCAGGATAAACAGTGCCGATTCCATAACCATTCAAAACGCCACAACAAAAATACACCCCCACTGTGTCATCGGCAAAGAGACTGGGGCGCATTCAAACCAGAATTATTCCCAAGGATTCAAACCTTGTGAAGCTAAGCCTCCAGTTGGAATGTCTGAATGGACTAACCCGCCTATTATTGACTCTCAAGACGGGTCCACACAAGCACAACATCATCTGGTGAGTGGTGACTTAATAGAGCATCCAGCAGGAACCAAACCGTGGCAATCCCCATCCAGCAGCAAACTTCAGGAATGCCAAATGGAACTGCATGTCGACTCCCCAGAGGATGGGCTGTTTGTTGGGGAAGAAACCGGGACTGAATCGATAACGGAATTTCCTGTCGACTGGCTGGCAGTCGAATCTGGCTTGGACCCTCAAACGGCAGAATTCTCAGACCAGCCCCCAAAAGTGAAAACTACCCTTGCTTTCCAAACAGTGGGCTCACTGGGACAAAGTCATCAGATCAAATCCCCCATTGAGCTGCCAGGAGCAGAGAGCCAATTCGAAAATCGGCGACCTCAAAACTCCCAGTGTGAATTCGGAGGGATGCAGGTCAAAGATCGAACGGCCGACAGTAAACATGCTGGATCAGGAATGGGATTTTCCGACCGGTTTCAAAGGTTGGGTCCTCCAGCACCTCCCAGGATATCTAAACTGCCCCTAAAACCTGGGGCAGATAGCCCCCAGCAGATAGAACTGCAGATCGACTCCTTGGAGATATCATCACACCTTGACACAAAACTGGGAGGTCTTTATCGAAGTGTCAGGGTGGGATGTCCCATTCGACCTTTCCCTGCAGAATCCCAGATAAGAGAATTCAGACAATTGGATCGCAGCTTGGATGGCGCTTTGCGGACAGTAGCTGCTGGACCTTGTGTTGCATTGAGAATAACGGAATTCCAAGTGGATATTCCAAAGCTCAAACCTCAACTTGAGTTCAGCGCAGAATATCGGACTGAATACCACGTCGCAAATAGCGAAAGCAGTGGAGCAAACCTGGAAAGTCCTGCTCCACGGAAGGTTGCACCATCCCCTGTACTGTGCGGCAGAACGGCACACACCGCCCGCCCCCGGGTAACGGGCGCCCACACGCAATCTCAACCTGCAACTTCCCAGGCCAGACCCCGCACGCTAAAATTCCAAGGAGAAGATCCCGGGATCGAATCCAAAAATAAGGATGATCCTAAAATGGAGAGGGAGGAAGGGGAAATCACTTCAGACAGCGAATCTGCTTTGGCAGAAAGGAGGCAGACTGCGCTCAGTCAGAAGGCAGGCAGTGTCAGAGAGCTGAGTGTGTGcacggggggggtggtggggaaaaAACACCCGCCGCAGAGTGGGAAAGAAGGCCAGCCACCTGGAAGTCTTGTGGCTAAAATCTCTGAGATTTTACAGCACGCTGACAGCACGTCTTTGCTCGGCAACTTGGAAAGACTGAAGCTGAACTGCGAGAAGATGCTGCCGCCACTCGTCTCTAGCTTCGAGCTCTCGCAGGGCGAGTGCTTTGCAGACACCTTCGTTTGCAGAGACTGGTTTCTGCGAAATAGCATGCAGAACACGGTCAAGGCTGTGCACTTAAAGCCAAGCGCGCTCCATCCATACGTGGAGCTCCAGATGATGATGGAGACGGTGCAGTTCTTGGAAAATAAGATTCGTTTCCTGCGGGGTCTACCAACGTTTCGGAGCCTCCTGTGGTACGATGAGACTTTGTACGGCGACTTACTGAGTGAGAAAGCGGGCTATCAGCAGCAGTCGATACTGTATCCTTCTTTCCAAGAAAGAGTCCAGAATAACTGCTTTGAAGCACTCAGTGACTATCGTGCCCAGGTACTGAAATCCTGCCATACGGAAACTAAAGGGAGAAATGCCTATTATGTCTACCTCAAACACAGACGGGAATTGGAGGAATGCTCGGCAGTAATGCAGAGCATCTCTGACTGCTGCTCATTTTGCCTTTCTGTCCCAATAACATCTAGTATTAACTACGGCGATGATGTGGAAAGTTTAGAAACCCTGCGCAGGCATGTTTGGGCGGCAATAAACGGGCACACCAGCCTGCCCGAGGAGCAGCAAGATGTGGCGAAACTGCTCCATTTGTGGATCGTGGTCGATTTTGTAAATGCCAAAACCCGCACTATCCACAGCTGCCTGGCGGTGAATGGAGAACTCTGGTGGTTTGGCCTGGAGCACATGCAGTTCAGCGCTGCCAAGGTGCTGGTTTGGGAGAAGAGGGCAAAGCGCCACCAGCTGAACAACGGTTTGACCCAAGTCGGAATGGGCAGCAGTCAGAAGGATAAGATGAAAGGGCTGATCCTGGAGCTGAACAGGAATGCATTGTGCATGATGTACAACCGATACAGCAGCTTGGCTTCCAAGAAAATGGGTGTTGGCGGTTCTGAACAGACAGACCCATCGCCCAGTGACGGCAAGCTCCTGGAGTCTGCTGGCCCGGCTGCACTCCCATCAGCAGACGGTCAGCTCCCAGGGCAGCCAGACTCCAGACTTGGTGATCCCCACAGGAATTCCTTCTGTCTCCTTTTGGACCAGTTTGGCTCTGTTGGGAAAATCCTGGAGCGTTCACGGGTCGCCAAGAAGGAAGAGCTAGAGCAACTCTTGGTCAAATGTGAAGATCAACTGGACTCCCTAATGAAGCTTTTCCAAGTGCTGCAGGAGGTTGAATCAGAGAACGTCCTACTGACCGAAGCCAGTTTTCTAGCCAAGTTTACTGCTGACAATACCAACCCCGTCCTCTTAAACCCTGAAACTGTGGAGATCTACATTGAGCTAATCATGATGTATGAAACAGTTCACTACCTGAAGAACCTCATGGCACACCAGCTGAACCAGGAAACGTACAGAGGGATGCTGTGGTTTGACCCGGCCTTACTCCCTGAACTTCTTCACAATCAACaagacacctccatcttctcattaTTCCGTGAGAAATATTTGCATGACCCCGCCGAAGCGCTCGAACGCGCAATTTCTACCCTGCAGCAAGAACTGGATTTAATCTTCGAATACAGGCAAAGTACCAATTATGCCTATGCAGTTCAGCTTCTGTCACGAGAGCTGTCCGAGATTATGGCCGTGAAAAAATACATGCGGCAACATAACATTGGTGTGAAAACGTATGTGAATGCTGTCCCTTATGCAGCATCCATAAACTATGGCTACACCGAGTCGGACTTGACACACAACTACAGGCAGCTAGTGCAGGTTCTGGAGAAGTTAGTCAAGGCGCCTAAGAAAGACTTGGGGAAGATGGCACAtatcatggaagcgatgaagagcaTTATGGACATGAGACAAGTGGCTTCCGAAAGCAGCACCTCGACCCTTCACATTCTCACCTACCAGATGCGACAAAATAGTAAGAAAAGGAAGATGCTGGAGGACTCCAAGACAATTCAAACTTCACCCAAGATTGGGAGCAGCCCGAATTGTGCGGGGGAGCTTCAGTGGAGTATACAGGCAGGTTGCAAGAGACACACTGTGCAATTGGTCAACATGAGGAAAAGACAGCTTTGTGACACTCCATTCTTTCAAAACCAGGAAGATCATGAAGCTGATGACCCTCCCTTCAATAAGCAAAAGATG GTCACGGGCAACAACCTGAAGAGCCCAGAGTGCCAAACATCCTCCCATCCACGTCAAGCTCCGCTGTGCACTTCCTGA